A genome region from Setaria italica strain Yugu1 chromosome III, Setaria_italica_v2.0, whole genome shotgun sequence includes the following:
- the LOC101775375 gene encoding protein BONZAI 3, whose protein sequence is MGGCFSVAGDVRGGMEAVGGGGGGRSHGGAAAQQGGPNDAVDHFFQARGLRGLYTPIELSFSATKLRNMDAFSKSDPMLVVYTNIKGKLEEIGRTEVILNSLEPSWITKATMSYQFEIVQPLIFRIYDVDTKYHQTSVKLLKLDQQDFLGEACCNLSEIVTKFNHSLTLNLRSDCGHGLHGTMTVHAEESDSSRMAVEMTLHCLNLENKDVLSKSDPFLRISKLVETAGPIPICKTEVVINNLNPVWRPITLTSQQYGSKDNPLLVECFDFESSGNHELIGAFQTTITQLENLYASKSGANFYSHKGQRKMKGQLFVDQLQEKVQHTFLDYISSGFELNFMVAVDFTASNGDPRVPQSLHYIDPSGRPNSYQQAILGVGEVLQFYDNDRRFPAWGFGARTQGHVSHCFNLNTATNDSEVVGVEGIMSAYTSSLYAVSLAGPTMFGPVINRAADIASQSLQYSNNKYFVLLIITDGVLTDIQETKDCIVRASDLPLSILIVGVGNADFQQMEILDADNGKRLESSTGRIATRDIVQFVPMREVQGGQISVVQSLLEELPGQFLQYMRTRGIKPQQQAPPGHASAPVYPPQQ, encoded by the exons CTGTCATTCTCAGCGACAAAACTGCGGAACATGGATGCTTTTTCCAAG AGTGATCCTATGTTAGTAGTCTACACTAACATAAAGGGAAAGCTAGAGGAGATTGGTCGTACTGAAGTTATATTAAATTCTCTGGAGCCATCATGGATCACAAAGGCTACAATGTCTTACCAGTTTGAGATTGTCCAACCACTCAT ATTCAGGATATATGATGTTGACACAAAGTACCACCAGACTTCAGTGAAG CTGTTGAAGTTGGATCAACAGGACTTTTTAGGGGAAGCTTGCTGCAACTTATCAGAG ATTGTCACAAAATTTAACCATAGCCTGACATTGAATCTTCGAAGTGATTGTGGGCATGGTCTTCATGGAACAATGACTGTACATGCTGAAGAAAGCGACTCCTCAAGAATGGCAGTTGAGATGACGCTGCATTGCTTGAACTTGGAAAACAAAGATGTGCTTTCCAAAAGT GATCCCTTCTTGAGAATCTCGAAACTGGTAGAGACTGCTGGTCCCATTCCTATCTGCAAAACAGAAGTTGTAATTAACAATTTAAACCCTGTTTGGAGGCCAATCACTTTAACATCACAGCAATATGGAAGCAAG GATAACCCACTGCTAGTTGAGTGTTTTGATTTTGAGTCCAGTGGTAACCATGAACTGATAGG GGCATTCCAGACAACAATTACACAGCTTGAAAACCTATATGCCTCAAAGTCTGGAGCAAATTTTTACAGCCATAAGGGACAAAGAAAG ATGAAAGGACAATTGTTTGTGGATCAGTTGCAGGAGAAAGTCCAGCATACTTTCTTGGACTATATTTCCAGCGGATTTGAGCTCAATTTTATGGTGGCTGTGGATTTTACTG CTTCAAATGGTGACCCCCGTGTACCTCAGTCCTTACACTACATTGACCCCTCTGGCAGACCTAATTCATACCAACAG GCAATACTTGGGGTGGGCGAAGTTCTGCAGTTCTATGACAATGATAGGCGATTTCCTGCATGGGGTTTTGGAGCAAGGACACAGGGTCATGTATCACACTGTTTTAACTTGAATACAGCAACAAATGACTCTGAG GTTGTTGGAGTTGAAGGCATCATGTCAGCATACACCTCTTCCCTTTACGCCGTTTCTCTTGCTGGGCCAACTATGTTTGGGCCTGTCATTAACAGAGCTGCAGATATTGCAAGCCAGTCCCTTCAATACTCAAACAACAAATATTTCGTCCTGCTCATTATCACG GATGGAGTTCTTACTGATATTCAAGAAACAAAAGATTGCATTGTAAGGGCATCAGACTTGCCATTGTCGATTCTCATTGTCGGCGTTGGAAATGCTGATTTCCAACAAATGGAG ATCCTGGACGCTGACAACGGTAAGCGACTGGAGAGCTCGACTGGGAGGATCGCGACACGCGACATCGTCCAGTTTGTCCCCATGAGGGAAGTCCAAG GTGGCCAGATCTCCGTCGTGCAATCTCTCCTGGAGGAGCTGCCTGGACAGTTCCTGCAGTACATGCGCACCCGGGGGATCaagccgcagcagcaggctcCCCCGGGGCATGCTTCGGCGCCCGTCTACCCTCCCCAGCAGTGA